The DNA window AGCACGAGAAACTTTATAACGGTCTGTCAGTGGACGACTCACACTACCCACAGCAAGGCTATTAAAGTAATCATCAACGAAGATGAAAACACCTAAAAAAGCTGTCAGCAGTGTACTACCACGACGCGTTGTGATTCGCTGTTTTGCCCAATCAGCAAACGCGCTTGTTGCACCGCTTACCATCATAACACTGGTTAACATACCTAATATGAATAGGAATACGATGATTGACAAATTCCAAGTATTGAACGAACCCACTTTCCAGAATGAGCCCTTGCTCGCATCACCCGACTCCCAAACTAAGCTCAATGCCAAATCTGAAAGGTGTTTCGCTGCATTAACAACATTAAAATCTGTTAAAAATAGTGCGCCAAGTAAGATACCACAACCAAGTGATAACAATACTTTACGTGTAAGAATTACTAATGTAAGTGCAACTAGTGGTACAACCAGCGATAACGCTGAGTCTGAATAATTAATGAGTTCCATGATCCCTTTGACCTAATAATTTTTATAGGGAACGACTAAATAAGACAGATGAGATGTGCAATAAGGGTATTTACAATATGATAGATGTAAAGATAACCCATATGCTCTTCTATTTAGTAGCGCCCCATAGTTAATATAAAATTGACTATGACAGTGATGTCTCTATTCGAACACATCACCAGAATGAATTTTTTTAGCTTAAAATTCATTCTTCGGCGCAATTCCCTTTTGTGTTGTTATTATTGGAGCTACCTAAATAACACTACTTATGAATTGCGCACCTCTACTTAGGAGGAAGCCCGATAATAGCAGATAATTTCACCACTTCAAGACAACATAGGTGTTAACGTTCATAAAATAAACAACATGTGATATAAGGAGCTGATTGGTAAACTAATTATTTTTTCCAAAATAGAGTAAATCAACTTCAAATAATTGACCATTAAATGACTTTAAATAAAGTAAATTGACTTAAAGCAATAAACCATTTAATCGTTTAAAGTTAGATTTCTAAATCTATTTTACTTTATTAATCTATTTATTTAATAAATCGATCCTAGATAAGTTTTATAAATAAGTGTAAATATATTATTGGTATTTATTTAACTATTGTATATTAACCACATTAAAGTATATTAATCTTATTACAGTTGATTAATCCCCCTGTCTATATTTAGGTACTAATTATGAATGATTTTATTAAGGTGTTTTTAAATGCTCGTAGCTTACGCGCTGTAACAAAAGAATTAAGCGTTGTTCAACTCGAAGATGTTTTAATTAAATTCACTAAAATTGTTGAAGATAGAAAAGAATCAGAAAACGCTGAATTAGAAAAGCAACAAGAAAAACAAGCAATGATGAACGAGATATTATTGCAACTTAAAGAAAACGGTATCAGCCCTGAAGAATTAATGAATTTAACCGATTCAACAACTGAGAAAACGAAAACTAAACGAGGTCCTCGTCCTGCAAAATACGCTTATGAACTAAATGGTGAAACAAAAACATGGACAGGCCAAGGCCGTATGCCATTACCACTTCAAGACGTGATGAATGAGAAAGGTTCAATTGAAGAATTCTTAATATAGAGAGACTCGCGTGACTCAATTTTTATTACACCCACAACTTGTTGCTGATACAACCTTAGTTGGTGAGTTCCCGCTATGCCAAGTACTATTAACAAACGACGGTAATTTCCCGTGGTTAATTTTAGTACCTAAAATTAATGGCATCACTGAATTTCATGAATTAACGGATGAGCAGCAAGCTCAATTTTTAATTGAATCAAATGCAGTAAGTCGGTTATTAAAAGATGGGCTATATGCAGATAAAATAAATATCGCAGCATTAGGGAATATGGTACCGCAGTTACATATTCATCACGTGGCTCGTTTTAAAGAAGATGCTTGTTGGCCAAAACCTATTTGGGGTCAACTCCCCCCAATAAGCAGAACACCAGAGCAAGCAGCCCAGCTGATAACTATCATATCAACTACGCTGAAAGCTGGATTTATCAGCAGATAAAATTAACCCTTGCTATAACCATTCGGGTTATTTGATTGCCAGCGCCAAGTATCAACAGTCATATCTGATACTTGGCGTGTTGCTTTCCAACCGAGTTCTCGTTCAGCTAGATCTGTTGCAGCATAACATTGCGCAATATCCCCTTCACGTCTTGGTGCAATTTTATAAGCTATTGTCTTACCAGAAGCCTGTTCAAATGCTTTCACCATGTCTAATACACTATAACCTTGACCCGTTCCTAAGTTATAAGTTACAAGACCTGGGTTTGTCATTAATTTCTCTAACGCTTTCAAATGGCCTAACGCTAAATCAACGACATGGATATAGTCACGCACACCTGTTCCATCTGATGTTGCATAATCATCGCCGAATACGTTTAGCTCTGCTAATTTACCCACTGCCACTTGTGAAATATATGGCATCAAGTTGTTGGGAATATCATTTGGATCTTCACCAATTAAGCCGCTTTCGTGCGAACCAACAGGGTTAAAATAACGTAAGCGTGCAATATTCCAACTATTATCTGATTTGTATAAATCAGCAAGAATTTCTTCAACCATTAATTTTGAACGGCCGTACGGGTTCGTAGCGGAAGTAGGAAAACTTTCATCAATCGGCACTGATGCAGGATCACCATACACAGTCGCAGACGAACTAAATACGAAATTCTTAACGTTATTAGCAGCCATTACTTCACAAAGGTTAATCGTGGCAGCGATATTATTACGGTAATACGTTAATGGTATTTGATTGGATTCACCAACCGCTTTTAAACCAGCAAAGTGAATCACAGACGAGATCGCGTGTTCGGTAAATATTTGCGTTAACAAATTTGAATCTAATACATCACCACAATAAAAAGTTATCTCTTTATCTGTAATTGCACGTACACGATTTAATGACTCTTCACTTGAATTAGATAAGTTATCGATAACGACAACATCTTGCCCCGCGGTTAATAATTCTAAAACTGTATGGCTACCTATATATCCGGCACCACCTGTCACTAAAATTGCCATTCGAATTCCTTCTTAAGAACATAAAAATATAACTAAACTAAACTAAACTAAACTAAACTAAACTAAACTAAACTAAACTAGTTACTATTAGGTATTATTATTTATAAAAACACAAGAAATAGTGATCACCCTTCATTATTTAAATATACCGATGGACGCTTCAGTAATGGTACAAGCATAGATTCAAGTCCATTTAACTTCACCTCGTATATTAGCGCGAGTTGTTGCCCTAACTTAGAATTAGGAAAGCCATTACTGTGAAACCACACTAAATAAGGTTCAGGTAATTCAAGTAACAAACGCCCCCGATATTTACCAAACGGCATTTCTGTGTTGATTGCTTCAATTAACTGCTGTTGTGACATATAAAATCCATATTAACGAATTATTTAGTGTAAATGCACTTATTTTGCAAAAAGACAATATTAAACATCACACCATTAAATTATTTATCTGACTTGCCGCACGATTTATTCGTTCACACCTATTTATAATTTTTATTAAATAAACCTGCTGGCATCTGCGCAATTTGAAAATTAATCATATATTCAAATGCAGCCAGTAAAGGTTGATATTTTATTTTATCTTTTTCTAACGTTGAAAGTAATAAGTAACCGGCTTCAACAGTCGACAAACCTCCTTCGATCGAGGTTTGTCTAATTGTATATTGGCTTTCTTCTTCAGCGTTCAATCGCACAGCAGGTATACCCTGTAAATTCATCGATGTTTGGTACATTTTAAATGCTTTACGCCATGTACCATCCAATAAAATAAATGTGCGCTTCATATTATGTTTTATAATTGCACTGTTACTAACCATATCACTGCTTTTTGCAATGCTCAACCGCTCCACATCAATACTCTTTTCACTTGGGTAGAGCAAATAACATTGTCGTGTTGGATCATTCAATATGTCATTTAACTGCGTATTATCAGTAAAGTTCTCGCCAATTATAATTTGACATTGTGGTAATGAAAGATTGAGAATACGGGCGGTTCCGATCGCATTTTTAACTTCACCTGGGTGTTGTAATATAATTAATTCAATATCAGAATCAATAACCGTTATGTGCTGACATATACAGGCTGATAATGCTTTATCACATACAGTACACTTTTTTCTTTTACTCACGACAAACCTAAATATTATGGATTAATAAGATATGCTAATTCAACATAGATGGCTAAACTGGTTCATTCTCGGGCTGTTATGCCTCATTATTTATGCCTTATCCACCGAAAATATAACCATCTTAGATTATAACAGGGAATTGATTCTCGATGGTGAATTATGGCGTTTAATCACGGGGAATTTTAACCATACAAATATCTATCATGTACTGCTAAACGTCTGTGCGCTGGCTGTTATTAGCGGACTACATTACCGTTATTATAGTGAAACGACTTACCTTGGTTTAATTTTAATATTATCCATTGGCGTTGGCGCAGGTATATTTTTTCTATCGCCTAACACGCATTTATATGTCGGATTATCAGGCATACTCCATGGCATTATCATTGTCGGCGCGATTATTGACGTGACAAAACAATATTATTCCGGTTATGTTTTAATTGCAGGTACAATCATCAAAATCATCAATGAACAATTTTTCAATAGCCCGATAGAGATGAGTAAGTTAATTCAAGCGCAAGTACTGACCGAGGCGCACCTGTATGGCCTTGTAACGGGATTAATCATTGCCCCACTGTTTGTTTATCTAAATAAAAAAAAGAGCGCCTGAGCGCTCTTATCGATATGAATATTGAATTAAAGAATCATTTAGCTCGCTAAACTTTCATTAATCTCAGTTAACACTTGCATTGGTGATTCAGCTTGTGTGATTGGTCGACCGATGACTAAATAATCTGAACCAGCAGTAACCGCTTCAACAGGCGTCATGATACGGCGCTGATCACCAGCTGCACTTCCTGCTGGGCGAATACCAGGCGTGATCAATAGGAAAGAATCGCCCAATTCTTTTTTCAGCATTGATGCTTCTTGTGAAGAACAAACTACACCGTCTAAGCCACTTTTTTGTGTTAGCGTCGCTAAACGGATAACCTGTTCAGCGGGGGTAATGTTAACACCCATTTGTGCGAGATCTTCTTGTTCCATACT is part of the Moritella viscosa genome and encodes:
- a CDS encoding DNA binding protein H-NS — its product is MNDFIKVFLNARSLRAVTKELSVVQLEDVLIKFTKIVEDRKESENAELEKQQEKQAMMNEILLQLKENGISPEELMNLTDSTTEKTKTKRGPRPAKYAYELNGETKTWTGQGRMPLPLQDVMNEKGSIEEFLI
- a CDS encoding UDP-glucose 4-epimerase, which produces MAILVTGGAGYIGSHTVLELLTAGQDVVVIDNLSNSSEESLNRVRAITDKEITFYCGDVLDSNLLTQIFTEHAISSVIHFAGLKAVGESNQIPLTYYRNNIAATINLCEVMAANNVKNFVFSSSATVYGDPASVPIDESFPTSATNPYGRSKLMVEEILADLYKSDNSWNIARLRYFNPVGSHESGLIGEDPNDIPNNLMPYISQVAVGKLAELNVFGDDYATSDGTGVRDYIHVVDLALGHLKALEKLMTNPGLVTYNLGTGQGYSVLDMVKAFEQASGKTIAYKIAPRREGDIAQCYAATDLAERELGWKATRQVSDMTVDTWRWQSNNPNGYSKG
- a CDS encoding histidine triad family protein produces the protein MTQFLLHPQLVADTTLVGEFPLCQVLLTNDGNFPWLILVPKINGITEFHELTDEQQAQFLIESNAVSRLLKDGLYADKINIAALGNMVPQLHIHHVARFKEDACWPKPIWGQLPPISRTPEQAAQLITIISTTLKAGFISR
- a CDS encoding membrane protein, rhomboid family; translation: MLIQHRWLNWFILGLLCLIIYALSTENITILDYNRELILDGELWRLITGNFNHTNIYHVLLNVCALAVISGLHYRYYSETTYLGLILILSIGVGAGIFFLSPNTHLYVGLSGILHGIIIVGAIIDVTKQYYSGYVLIAGTIIKIINEQFFNSPIEMSKLIQAQVLTEAHLYGLVTGLIIAPLFVYLNKKKSA